The sequence TTTTTTCAAAATGCTGTGTGTTGGGGACCAAGGAAAATGCTGTTGGCAGGCATTGACCTCACTGTCAGTATTTCACCCATCTGAAGTCATGATGGATGAGAAAAAGTGCCACTGGGTGACAAGAGTCCCACCCTCTCCATTAGTATCCTGTTAGGGGAAAACAATAGCAGAGTCATTGTTTCAGGTGTACTATTGCTGTATATTTAGAGTTTAATTTTCTGTAGGTTGTGCATATTTCTGTTGTTCGTccttgggagggggaggggaagaataTATGTAATGATCTCAATGACTGTTTGTAGGTAAatgaaatatttgcttatttatattcAGAGATTTACCATGTTAAAGAGGTGTCTtgtattttcttcccatttgtaatgtatcttatttatatattaatgcaGTGAGTTCTGAAAATTGTTTATGGTATTTTCGTGCACTTGTGAGCCAAAGAGAAAAGACTGAAATTAGTAAGCCTTGTATTATATTAGAGTGCCCTTAAAATAATGATTTAAGCATAACTTTACCGTCTATAAAAGAATTCTGATACTGTACATAACATCGTATATATGGAAATCCCGTGACTTACATAGCATCTGCTCTTCTATTACTCTTTCTGTCTGGCTGTATGTTGGGTGTTCTCTATGCTTTTCTAGTAACTGTTGGGTAATAACTAAGTCTTCTGTAATTTTGTAGTAGTTCATGACCAATCTCTGTGACCCTTAGCACAAACCTAAGGCACTGTTTCTGAAGACTTTCTGAAGATCTCACACTGACCAGGCTCACAACTGTTTTTGAAGAAAGGAAATTCACACTGTGCATTTTAGAGTATGCAAGaagactataaataaataaaaatattctctgtGGAGAATTTGAACAAAATTTTCTTTCAGTATGTGTTTCATGCAGAAAAGAGAGGTTTCCTGTTATGGTTGCTGGGATCACCATAGCCCATTCATGCTCCCCAGCTGACTTAAGGTGATGCTCACTACCTTTATTAGGTTGGGACTCAACCCAGTCTTAAAGAATCCCAAGCCCCTTATCTAAAAATCACTAGGattctaattaaataaaatttgcgGTTCacacttggaaaaagaaaaatcattcctatttttcattttcctattctGTATCTTGGagttccattcattcattcaacaaatgttttatttttctgttataggCACTGTTCTAGGACTAGAATTGCAGAAGTGTGCATGGCTGAAAAATTTTGCTTCTCGTGGGGATCACCCACCACTTGGTTCTACAGTATCTGAATACCTCTAGGAGCACAGAATTGTGCCTTCCAGCTGCTTATGCTTCTACAGTAGGCCCAGTTTACTTCctcaagaaatatattttggtgCTGGGTTATTATGAAATAGAGACCATTCTCTATGAATATTCTGTTAAACCATGATATATAATACCATCTCATTTGGAATACAAGGAGTTCCCTATTTGGCACTTGTAGGGATTAAATGAGTCGTTTTTAATAGCATATCAATTGCACAAGTAACCATTGTATTAAACAAACTAGACTCCATAGGAAAGTGATGTTAAAGTCACTTTTTTCCTCTAACTGTTCCTTCAGATCCCCTCTGAAGAAGGGGTTGATTGTTTCCATGCCTCTATTTGAATTCAGGCTAATCTCATGGTTTTCCTGGCCTCTCAGACACAGAACAGCCTCATTTTAGAaactgtccaactctgtgtaatAAGCAAGACCTCAAATTTGTATCCAGTATAGAGTTTCTCCCCTTGCTCCTGATACTGTTTcagactgcagtccattgggggcggggaggggcgtgtCCAGGGTGGCAAGGCTGATGGTGGAGACACAGTCAACTTCTTTTTTAACTCTTTCCAGCTACTGTATTTTCCCATCTACAGTCAGATCTAGGGAGAGAAGGGGTCAGAGTAACAAAGTCACAATTTTAGATAACTGTTAAATTGTCAGTTGGCCTCCAGGTCCCTGGTCTAtgacatatttttttctcatgggacaatattttgagaagaaatttttaaattaagatataacTAAGGTACAGTAAGATTCACTCTTTATAGTGTAATATGAGGGGAAGGGGCGGCAGGCGCCATGTCGGGCCGCGAAGGTAGAGAGAAGAAGCCCCTGAAGCAGCCCAAGAAGCAAGCCAAGGAGATGGATGAGGAAGATAAGGCATTCAAGCAGAAGCAGAAGGAGGAGCAGAAGAAACTCGAGGAGCTAAAAGCAAAGGCCGCGGGGAAAGGCCCCCTGGCCACTGGTGGAATTAAGAAATCTGGCAAAAAGTAAGCTGT is a genomic window of Muntiacus reevesi chromosome 3, mMunRee1.1, whole genome shotgun sequence containing:
- the LOC136163472 gene encoding translation machinery-associated protein 7-like → MSGREGREKKPLKQPKKQAKEMDEEDKAFKQKQKEEQKKLEELKAKAAGKGPLATGGIKKSGKK